The following nucleotide sequence is from Longimicrobium sp..
CTGCCGTGGAGGCTGCGGCCTCGTTCCTGGCCCCCGCCGCGCGCGAGCACTCGGTGAGGGCGCTGTCCGCCGCGGTGGGGACGGGGGCCTGGGCGGTGGCCGTACCGTTCATCGCAAGTAGGGCCGCTCCGGCCAAAAGCACGATCTTGTTTCGCATGGTCGCCTCGATGTTGTTCGGTTGCACTCTGTCCTGCTCGTGCCTACCGACAAGGCAACCAGCGGTCCGGCTTGGCCGGATTCGCAAACCTCACTCCACCAACGATTTACGTGAATACAACCACCGCGCCGGGTGCCGCATCCGTGCTGCGGTGCAGCCGCGCGGCTGCACTCTGGCGGCGTCCGGCTGGCTCGGAACGTGAAGCAGAGGGGGGGATCAGCTTCGTCCACCCGCACGCGCGCACCGATGCCACGCACCCGCACCCTCGCACACGTAGCCGCGCTCCTCGCCCCCCTGGCCCTGGCCTCGTGCGCGGGGAGCATCGGAGTCGAAGAGGAGGCGCAGCTCGGCGCGCAGTACGCGGCGGAGATCCGCGGGCAGGTGAGGCTCATCCAGGACCCGGTCGCGGTGGAGGCGCTCAACCGCATGGGGCAGGGGTTGGCCTCGCGCGCGGACTCCACCGGGCGGCGCTACACCTTTTACCTGGTCGACTCGCCCGAGGTGAACGCCTTCGCCATCCCCGGCGGCCACGTGTTCGTGAACCGCGGCCTCATCGAGCACGCGGACCTGGTGTCGGAGATGGCGGGGGTGCTTGGGCACGAGATCGCGCACGTGACCGAGCGGCACGGGCTGGAGCAGCTGGAGAAGCAGCAGCGCGCCAACATCCTGGTGCGGCTGGTCTACTGGGTGCTGGACCGGGAGCCGGGGATGGTGGAGCAGGTGGTGATCCAGGGGGGCGGCGCGGCGGTCTTCGCCAAGTACGGCCGCGACGCCGAGCGCGAGGCGGACGAGCGCGCCGTGGTGACGCTGGCCAACGCCGGCTACGATCCGGACGGGATCGCCACCTTTTTCGAGGAGCTGCTGCGCGAGCAGCGGGAGCAGCCGACCTCGTTCGACCAGTGGTTCGCGTCGCACCCCACAAGCACGGAGCGGGTGCGCAACACCCGCGCGATAATCGGGACGCTGGGGCCGCTGGATCGCGACCGGATGATCCGCGACACGCCGGAGTACCAGCGTTTCCGCGCCCGCGTGCAGGCCCTGCCGAGCCGTGCACCAGCCGCGCGACGCGGGGGATGAGCGGCGCAACGAGCACCGGGGGCTGAAGCCCCCGGCTGGAACCACGGGAAGACCGCTGAAGCGGTCTCGGGTGGCGCGGGTTCCCGTGCATTTCCAGGGCACGGGCGCAATAAATCACGCCATGGGATTGGTGCGGAAGGGGGGTGGAGTGGTGCCGAACACGGGCGCGATGAATCGCGCCCCTACCGCTGCCCGCGTCCTTCGCCCCCTCTCTCGATAACAGAGGGCGCAGCCCTCTCCTGTTATCGGGAGCGGGGGCAGGCGAGTGTAACGAGCCGGGGGTGAGGGCCCCCGCCAGCAACCCGGAGTACATGCCACGCATCCGCCCCGCCGCGTCCATCCTGGCGATCGTCGCCGCGGCCGCCGCGCACCCCGTCGAAGCGCAGATGAGTCCCAACCCGATGCAACCCGGCGTCTCGCTGGAGCTGGCGCGGGAGCGCGCGGCTACGATCTCCGGCGTGCGCTACGCGCTGGTGCTGGACGTCACCCGCCGCGACTCGGCGCGCGGCAGCGTGGAGGCGGAGTTCCAGCGCAGCGGGACGGGCGACCTGGTGCTCGACTTCCGCGGTCCGTCGCTCCACGCCGTGCGCGCGAACGGGGCCGCGGTGACGGACTACCAGTGGGCGCAGGGCCACGTTCGCATCCCCGCGCGCCATCTGCGCGAAGGGTCCAACCGGGTGTCCGCGGAGTTCACCACGCGCATCGCGGCGGCGGGGGCGCCCATCATCCGCGCCGACGATCCCAAGGACGCCACGACGTACCTCTACACCCTCCTGGTGCCGGCGGACGCCAACGCCCTCTTCCCCTGCTTCGACCAGCCGGACCTCAAGGCCCGTGTACGCATGCGGATCACGGCGCCGGCTTCGTGGAAGGTGCTCACCAACGGGGCGCTGGAGGGACGCGACTCCCTGAGCACGGCGGTGACCTGGCGCTTCGGCGAGACGCAGCCGATCTCCACCTACCTCATCGCCTTCGCGGCCGGGCCGTGGGCGACGTGGGAGTCGGAGGGGCTCACGCTGTACGCTCGCGCATCCCGACGCGCGGAGGTGGAGGCGGACTCGCTGATCGGCGCGAACCGCCGCGCGGCGGCGTGGCTGGCGGGGTACTTCGGCGTCCCGTTCCCCTTCGCCAAAATGGATGCGCTCCTGGCCCCCGCCTTCCCCTTCGGCGGCATGGAGCACGTGGGGGCCATCTTCTACAACGAGACGCAGTTCGTCTTTCGCGAGCCGCCCACCCTTTCGCAGCGGCTGGGGCGCGAGCAGACCATCTACCACGAAGTCGCGCACCAGTGGTTCGGCGATCTGGTGACGATGCGGTGGTTCGACGACCTCTGGCTCAAGGAGGGGTTCGCCACCTACATGGCGGCGCGGATGCAGGCGGAGCTGGCGCCCGAGAGCGGCGCCTGGAAGACCTTTTACCTCCGCAACAAGCCCACCGCCTACGCCACCGACGCAACCTCCGGCACCACGCCGGTGTGGCAGGAGCTGGCGAACCTGGACCTGGCGAAGAGCAACTACGGCCCCATCGTCTACAACAAGGCGCCGTCGATCCTGAAGCAGCTCAACTTCCTGGTGGGCGACACGGCGTTCCGCGCGGGGGTGCACACCTTCCTCACCCGCCACGCCTACTCCAACGCCACCTGGCGTGACCTGCTGACGGCGGTCGAGGAAGCGTCCGGCACGTCGCTGAAGCAGTTCGGCGAGCAGTACATCCTGCGCGCCGGAATGCCCATCGTGGAGACGCAGATGGAGGCGGATTCGGATAAGATCCGCGCGCTCCGCTTGGTGCAGCGCCCGGCGCGCGACCTCCCGGGCGATCCGGGCGGATGGTGGCCTGGGCGGGTTCGCGTGCGGCTGGCGTACCACGACC
It contains:
- a CDS encoding M48 family metallopeptidase, with the protein product MPRTRTLAHVAALLAPLALASCAGSIGVEEEAQLGAQYAAEIRGQVRLIQDPVAVEALNRMGQGLASRADSTGRRYTFYLVDSPEVNAFAIPGGHVFVNRGLIEHADLVSEMAGVLGHEIAHVTERHGLEQLEKQQRANILVRLVYWVLDREPGMVEQVVIQGGGAAVFAKYGRDAEREADERAVVTLANAGYDPDGIATFFEELLREQREQPTSFDQWFASHPTSTERVRNTRAIIGTLGPLDRDRMIRDTPEYQRFRARVQALPSRAPAARRGG
- a CDS encoding M1 family aminopeptidase → MPRIRPAASILAIVAAAAAHPVEAQMSPNPMQPGVSLELARERAATISGVRYALVLDVTRRDSARGSVEAEFQRSGTGDLVLDFRGPSLHAVRANGAAVTDYQWAQGHVRIPARHLREGSNRVSAEFTTRIAAAGAPIIRADDPKDATTYLYTLLVPADANALFPCFDQPDLKARVRMRITAPASWKVLTNGALEGRDSLSTAVTWRFGETQPISTYLIAFAAGPWATWESEGLTLYARASRRAEVEADSLIGANRRAAAWLAGYFGVPFPFAKMDALLAPAFPFGGMEHVGAIFYNETQFVFREPPTLSQRLGREQTIYHEVAHQWFGDLVTMRWFDDLWLKEGFATYMAARMQAELAPESGAWKTFYLRNKPTAYATDATSGTTPVWQELANLDLAKSNYGPIVYNKAPSILKQLNFLVGDTAFRAGVHTFLTRHAYSNATWRDLLTAVEEASGTSLKQFGEQYILRAGMPIVETQMEADSDKIRALRLVQRPARDLPGDPGGWWPGRVRVRLAYHDRDDVVLPVTFEGATTVVEGAAGLPLPDYVWSNDGDYGYGLFLLDDRSAERVAANVGATRDDLLRAQLWGALWDRVREGRMPAARFVETAIRELPRERDEQIADAVLGRASTALTLYLRPEDAARVAPAWERLLAARADDAALPYGMRKASLDALVGTVRTEAGRALLREYLAERKQFDGKPVQQPTRWSIVGALAALGEPNPAALIAAEAARDTGAEGPRRAFVAGAAIPTAAARTEYFRRYLDDPQLNEEWATASLGAFNDPARPELSLPHLRPSLDRLEWIRENRRIFFLPRWVNAFIGGQTTPEALAVVDCFLAENPRLPMDIRRKVLQARDELERTVRIRAAP